One part of the Streptomyces ferrugineus genome encodes these proteins:
- a CDS encoding aspartate aminotransferase family protein: MHFTRMSSYEKSPVPTIVRGEGTYIYDDKGRRYLDGLAGLFVVQAGHGRVELAETAFKQAQELAFFPIWSYAHPKAVELAERLAGHAPGDLNKVFFTTGGGEAVETAWKLAKQYFKLVGKPTKHKVISRAVAYHGTPQGALSITGLPGLKAPFEPLVPGAHKVPNTNIYRAPIFGDDPEAFGRWAADQIEQQILFEGPDTVAAVFLEPVQNAGGCFPPPPGYFQRVREICDQYDVLLVSDEVICAFGRLGTMFACDKFGYVPDMITCAKGMTSGYSPIGACIISDRLAEPFYKGDNTFLHGYTFGGHPVSAAVGVANLDLFEREGLNQHVLDNEAAFRATLEKLYDLPIVGDVRGNGFFYGIELVKDKATKESFNAEETERVLYGFLSKKLFENGLYCRADDRGDPVVQLAPPLISNQETFDEIEQILRETLSEAWTKL; encoded by the coding sequence ATGCACTTCACGCGCATGTCCTCGTACGAGAAGTCCCCCGTCCCCACCATCGTCCGGGGCGAGGGCACGTACATCTACGACGACAAGGGCAGGCGCTACCTCGACGGTCTGGCCGGCCTGTTCGTGGTCCAGGCCGGGCACGGACGCGTCGAGCTGGCCGAGACCGCCTTCAAGCAGGCGCAGGAGCTGGCGTTCTTCCCGATCTGGTCCTACGCCCACCCGAAGGCCGTGGAGCTCGCGGAGCGCCTCGCCGGCCACGCGCCGGGCGACCTGAACAAGGTCTTCTTCACCACTGGCGGCGGTGAGGCGGTGGAGACCGCCTGGAAGCTCGCCAAGCAGTACTTCAAGCTGGTCGGCAAGCCCACCAAGCACAAGGTCATCTCGCGCGCCGTCGCGTACCACGGCACCCCGCAGGGCGCCCTGTCGATCACGGGTCTGCCCGGCCTCAAGGCCCCCTTCGAGCCGCTGGTCCCCGGCGCGCACAAGGTCCCCAACACCAACATCTACCGCGCCCCGATCTTCGGCGACGACCCGGAGGCCTTCGGCCGCTGGGCCGCCGACCAGATCGAGCAGCAGATCCTCTTCGAGGGCCCGGACACGGTCGCCGCGGTCTTCCTGGAGCCGGTGCAGAACGCGGGCGGCTGCTTCCCGCCCCCGCCCGGCTACTTCCAGCGGGTCCGGGAGATCTGCGACCAGTACGACGTGCTGCTGGTCTCCGACGAGGTCATCTGCGCCTTCGGCCGCCTGGGCACGATGTTCGCCTGCGACAAGTTCGGCTACGTCCCGGACATGATCACCTGCGCCAAGGGCATGACCTCGGGCTACTCCCCCATCGGCGCCTGCATCATCTCCGACCGGCTGGCCGAGCCCTTCTACAAGGGCGACAACACCTTCCTGCACGGCTACACCTTCGGCGGCCACCCGGTCTCCGCGGCCGTCGGCGTCGCCAACCTCGACCTGTTCGAGCGCGAGGGCCTCAACCAGCACGTCCTCGACAACGAGGCCGCCTTCCGCGCGACGCTGGAGAAGCTGTACGACCTTCCGATCGTCGGCGACGTCCGCGGCAACGGCTTCTTCTACGGCATCGAGCTGGTCAAGGACAAGGCGACCAAGGAGTCGTTCAACGCCGAGGAGACCGAGCGCGTCCTGTACGGCTTCCTGTCCAAGAAGCTCTTCGAGAACGGCCTGTACTGCCGTGCGGACGACCGTGGTGACCCGGTCGTCCAGCTCGCCCCGCCGCTGATCTCCAACCAGGAGACGTTCGACGAGATCGAGCAGATCCTGCGCGAGACGCTGTCGGAGGCGTGGACGAAGCTCTAG
- a CDS encoding ABC transporter ATP-binding protein, translated as MVAPPDNDVLWARALHFSHHDGSPALSGVSLGVQEGEVLAVIGPRGSGKTALLRCLSGLSQARGGEVWFNSVPVHTMGPVARERLRRDRFAWVDPTPSLVPELNVWENTALPLMLRGTSRRRAKTAALEWLERLDVGEAARKRPHQLVQTERQRVCIARALAPSPMVLFADEPTAPLHRSDRTQVLRTLTTAARSHGITVVLASHDADTAALADRTVALLDGRRVNTVHLPPVPEAEGRAACSLSV; from the coding sequence ATGGTGGCCCCGCCGGACAACGACGTGCTCTGGGCACGCGCCCTGCACTTCTCGCACCACGACGGCTCGCCCGCGCTCAGCGGGGTCTCGCTCGGTGTGCAGGAGGGCGAGGTCCTCGCCGTCATCGGTCCGCGCGGCAGCGGCAAGACCGCTCTCCTGCGCTGTCTGTCCGGGCTGTCCCAGGCGCGGGGCGGCGAGGTCTGGTTCAACAGCGTGCCGGTGCACACGATGGGTCCCGTGGCCCGCGAACGGCTCCGCCGCGACCGCTTCGCCTGGGTCGACCCCACCCCGTCGCTCGTGCCCGAGCTGAACGTCTGGGAGAACACCGCCCTCCCCCTGATGCTGCGCGGCACCAGCCGCCGCCGGGCCAAGACGGCCGCGCTGGAATGGCTGGAGCGCCTGGACGTCGGTGAGGCGGCCCGCAAGCGCCCGCACCAACTCGTCCAGACCGAACGCCAGCGCGTGTGCATCGCCCGTGCGCTGGCCCCCTCGCCGATGGTCCTGTTCGCCGACGAGCCGACGGCTCCGCTGCACCGCTCCGACCGCACACAGGTCCTGCGCACCCTGACCACCGCGGCCCGCTCGCACGGCATCACGGTCGTGCTGGCCAGCCATGACGCGGACACGGCAGCCCTCGCCGACCGCACCGTCGCCCTCCTCGACGGACGGCGGGTGAACACGGTGCACCTGCCCCCCGTCCCCGAGGCGGAAGGCCGGGCCGCGTGCTCGCTCTCCGTCTGA
- a CDS encoding VOC family protein, whose translation MTAPAYQQMIFVNLPVNDLDASKKFFTELGYSINPQFSDENAASVVISDTIVAMLLTKPFYATFTDKEIADATKTSEVLVCLSAESRAKVDELVDKAVAAGGTASEKIQDMGFMYGRAFDDLDGHTWEVVWMDPAAVEG comes from the coding sequence ATGACCGCCCCCGCCTACCAGCAGATGATCTTCGTCAACCTGCCCGTGAACGACCTCGACGCCTCGAAGAAGTTCTTCACGGAGCTGGGCTACTCGATCAACCCCCAGTTCAGCGACGAGAACGCGGCCTCCGTGGTGATCAGCGACACCATCGTGGCGATGCTGCTCACCAAGCCGTTCTACGCGACCTTCACCGACAAGGAGATCGCGGACGCCACGAAGACCAGCGAGGTGCTGGTCTGTCTGAGCGCCGAGAGCCGCGCGAAGGTGGACGAGCTGGTCGACAAGGCCGTCGCCGCCGGCGGCACCGCGTCGGAGAAGATCCAGGACATGGGCTTCATGTACGGCCGCGCCTTCGACGACCTCGACGGCCACACCTGGGAGGTCGTGTGGATGGACCCGGCAGCCGTCGAGGGCTGA
- a CDS encoding LOG family protein encodes MQTMPAHAAHHDDREIETLEEFDATVSARGALAGFRVQAVDLTDRTRELLTTSAAGAVFLGCPMREEAAAKIRTDGALVFPPVPDLPFDPYRGLVYSPDELFASLADGYENTPDARAYAWFQRTKADRDVYASMLRAIHDDSVSDALDELLSGARVVGVMGGHAMRRGTPAYEGAARLGRELARAGLTVATGGGPGAMEAANLGAYAAPHDDEMLTDALRLLAKAPGFTPSITDWAAAAFEVRARWPKGGRSVGIPTWFYGHEPPNPFASHIAKYFANATREDGLLARSNAGVVFLPGAAGTVQEIFDNATPNYYESRGEPTPMVLVDRAHWTGKLPAWPLLESLARERPMRARIALVDRIEEAPEALKRLGS; translated from the coding sequence GTGCAGACGATGCCCGCCCATGCGGCCCACCACGACGACCGAGAGATAGAGACGCTGGAGGAGTTCGACGCGACCGTCTCGGCGCGCGGCGCCCTCGCCGGATTCCGTGTTCAGGCAGTCGACCTGACGGACCGTACCCGCGAACTGCTCACCACCTCCGCGGCGGGCGCCGTCTTCCTCGGCTGCCCGATGCGCGAGGAGGCGGCGGCGAAGATCCGCACCGACGGTGCCCTGGTCTTCCCGCCCGTCCCCGACCTGCCCTTCGACCCGTACCGGGGCCTGGTCTACTCCCCCGACGAGCTGTTCGCCTCGCTGGCCGACGGCTACGAGAACACCCCCGACGCCCGCGCGTACGCCTGGTTCCAGCGGACCAAGGCGGACCGCGACGTGTACGCCTCCATGCTGCGCGCGATCCACGACGACTCCGTCTCGGACGCGCTCGACGAACTCCTGTCCGGCGCCCGGGTGGTGGGCGTCATGGGCGGCCACGCGATGCGCCGCGGCACACCCGCGTACGAGGGTGCCGCGCGGCTCGGCCGGGAGCTGGCCCGCGCCGGACTCACGGTCGCCACCGGCGGCGGACCGGGCGCGATGGAGGCGGCCAACCTCGGCGCGTACGCGGCCCCGCACGATGACGAGATGCTGACCGACGCCCTCCGGCTCCTCGCCAAGGCCCCCGGCTTCACGCCCTCGATCACCGACTGGGCGGCGGCCGCCTTCGAGGTGCGCGCCCGCTGGCCCAAGGGCGGCCGCTCCGTCGGCATCCCGACCTGGTTCTACGGCCACGAGCCGCCGAACCCGTTCGCCTCGCACATCGCCAAGTACTTCGCCAACGCCACGCGTGAGGACGGCCTGTTGGCCCGTTCCAACGCGGGCGTCGTCTTCCTGCCGGGCGCCGCCGGGACCGTACAGGAGATCTTCGACAACGCGACGCCGAACTACTACGAGTCGCGCGGTGAGCCCACCCCCATGGTCCTGGTCGACCGCGCGCACTGGACCGGGAAACTGCCGGCCTGGCCGCTGCTCGAGTCCCTCGCCCGGGAGCGGCCGATGCGGGCGCGGATCGCCCTCGTGGACCGGATCGAGGAGGCGCCAGAGGCGTTGAAACGTCTCGGCAGTTAA
- a CDS encoding LAETG motif-containing sortase-dependent surface protein: MRALGVASAAAALALSVSGTALACDISEFSAEAKCDGDKGIITVTDVDPSGVPATVTVFLQNNGADLKKVGEQVVKGSREGVTITFAENWKPDAEYRVHVKAEGYVDEDIKPNLTTPSTACKKDEEKPPAPSDEPTPTPSDSASTPAEETDSPSPTPSEGASTPPADTESNAPAPADAGDSNLAETGAGSNTGLIAGIAVALVAIGGGAVFFGLRRRGANSDR; encoded by the coding sequence GTGCGCGCTCTGGGCGTCGCCTCCGCGGCCGCCGCGCTCGCGCTCTCCGTGTCGGGCACCGCACTCGCCTGCGACATCAGTGAATTCTCCGCCGAAGCCAAGTGCGACGGCGACAAGGGCATCATCACCGTCACCGACGTGGACCCCAGCGGTGTCCCGGCGACCGTCACGGTGTTCCTGCAGAACAACGGCGCCGACCTGAAGAAGGTCGGCGAGCAGGTGGTCAAGGGCTCGCGCGAGGGTGTCACCATCACCTTCGCCGAGAACTGGAAGCCGGACGCGGAGTACCGCGTCCACGTCAAGGCCGAGGGCTATGTCGACGAGGACATCAAGCCGAACCTGACGACGCCGTCCACGGCCTGCAAGAAGGACGAGGAGAAGCCGCCGGCCCCGTCGGACGAGCCGACCCCGACCCCGTCGGACTCCGCCTCGACCCCGGCCGAGGAGACCGACAGCCCGTCCCCGACGCCGTCGGAGGGCGCGAGCACGCCGCCCGCGGACACCGAGAGCAACGCTCCGGCCCCGGCGGATGCGGGTGACTCCAACCTCGCCGAGACCGGCGCCGGCTCCAACACCGGCCTGATCGCCGGCATCGCGGTCGCGCTCGTGGCGATCGGTGGCGGTGCCGTCTTCTTCGGCCTGCGCCGTCGTGGGGCGAACAGCGACCGCTGA
- a CDS encoding maleylpyruvate isomerase family mycothiol-dependent enzyme yields MTTLLTHDRYCDEIAHQIRQLRAVVTSGADLATTVPTCPDWSLEQLVRHMGEALRWVELMVRTRAEEEIPEEKVPGAAGPEGEGDAAALDAWLAETGEMVVATLREAGPDTKVWGWAGILNAGFWARRMTHEITIHRADATLAAGLPYEVAPDVAADAIDEWLQIVEWAQRTLPDDPAKELRRPGSSIHLHATDGTPDVNAEWVIDLSEDFVAWRRGHEKATVALRGPLTAVLLAFYRRQPLDSAELEVLGDRELLEFWLERATFG; encoded by the coding sequence ATGACCACCCTGCTTACGCATGATCGCTACTGCGACGAAATCGCCCACCAGATACGGCAGCTCAGGGCCGTGGTGACCTCCGGCGCGGACCTCGCGACCACCGTGCCGACCTGCCCGGACTGGTCGCTGGAGCAGCTCGTCCGGCACATGGGCGAAGCCCTGCGCTGGGTGGAGCTGATGGTGCGGACGCGGGCGGAGGAGGAGATCCCGGAGGAGAAGGTGCCGGGGGCCGCCGGCCCCGAGGGCGAGGGCGACGCCGCCGCCCTGGACGCCTGGCTCGCGGAGACCGGCGAGATGGTCGTCGCCACGCTGCGGGAGGCCGGGCCGGACACCAAGGTGTGGGGGTGGGCCGGGATTCTCAACGCCGGGTTCTGGGCCCGCCGTATGACGCACGAGATCACGATCCACCGGGCGGACGCCACCCTCGCCGCCGGACTGCCGTACGAGGTGGCGCCGGACGTGGCCGCCGACGCGATCGACGAGTGGCTGCAGATCGTCGAGTGGGCGCAGCGGACGCTGCCGGACGACCCGGCGAAGGAGCTGCGCAGGCCGGGGAGCAGCATCCATCTGCATGCCACGGACGGTACGCCCGACGTCAACGCGGAGTGGGTCATCGACCTCTCCGAGGACTTCGTCGCCTGGCGGCGCGGCCACGAGAAGGCCACCGTCGCCCTGCGCGGGCCGCTCACCGCCGTGCTGCTCGCCTTCTACCGCCGACAGCCGCTGGACAGCGCCGAGTTGGAGGTCCTCGGCGATCGGGAGCTGCTGGAGTTCTGGCTGGAGCGGGCGACGTTCGGCTGA
- a CDS encoding ABC transporter ATP-binding protein, giving the protein MLLSLAGATVRFGGRAVLDAVDLDVAEHEIVCVLGPSGSGKSTLLRAVAGLQPLDGGRVSLDGRDQAGVPAHKRGVGLMFQDHQLFPQRDVGGNVAFGARMHGASKGEQGERVRELLDLVGLPGAAGRAVASLSGGEQQRVALARALAPRPRLLMLDEPLGQLDRSLRERLVVELRELFGRLGTTVLAVTHDQGEAFALADRVVVMRDGRIAQTGTPLEVWQHPVDEFVARFLGFDNVVEGTVAGEAADTPWGKLPVGEGAAQGPGTLLVRPAGVRLVAPDAGLRCTVAARTFRGTHVAVHLQPEDAPRLEAACALRDAPEVGDAVAVVFTAAEIVVLG; this is encoded by the coding sequence ATGCTGTTGAGTCTCGCGGGTGCGACCGTACGGTTCGGCGGGCGGGCCGTGCTGGACGCCGTGGACCTCGATGTCGCCGAGCACGAGATCGTGTGTGTGCTCGGGCCGAGCGGCAGCGGCAAGTCGACGCTGCTGCGGGCCGTGGCGGGGCTCCAACCTCTCGACGGCGGGCGGGTGTCGCTCGACGGACGCGATCAGGCCGGGGTGCCCGCGCACAAGCGGGGCGTGGGGCTGATGTTCCAGGACCATCAGCTCTTCCCGCAGCGCGACGTCGGCGGCAACGTGGCCTTCGGGGCGCGGATGCACGGCGCCTCCAAGGGGGAACAGGGCGAGCGGGTGCGGGAGTTGCTCGACCTGGTCGGGCTGCCGGGAGCGGCCGGGCGTGCCGTCGCCTCCCTGTCCGGCGGGGAGCAGCAGCGGGTGGCGTTGGCGCGGGCGCTCGCCCCCCGGCCGCGGTTGCTGATGCTGGACGAGCCGCTGGGGCAGCTCGACCGCTCGCTGCGGGAGCGGCTCGTGGTCGAACTCAGGGAGCTGTTCGGGCGGTTGGGCACCACCGTGCTGGCCGTGACGCACGACCAGGGCGAGGCCTTCGCGCTCGCCGACCGGGTCGTGGTGATGCGGGACGGGCGGATCGCCCAGACCGGGACGCCGCTGGAGGTGTGGCAGCACCCGGTGGACGAGTTCGTGGCGCGCTTCCTCGGCTTCGACAACGTGGTCGAGGGCACGGTCGCCGGTGAGGCCGCGGACACGCCCTGGGGCAAGCTGCCGGTCGGCGAGGGCGCCGCCCAGGGACCGGGGACGCTGCTCGTACGGCCGGCCGGCGTGCGACTCGTCGCGCCCGACGCCGGGCTGCGCTGCACGGTCGCGGCGCGGACGTTCCGGGGGACCCATGTCGCGGTGCACCTTCAGCCGGAGGACGCGCCGCGCCTGGAGGCGGCCTGTGCGCTACGGGACGCGCCGGAGGTCGGGGACGCCGTCGCAGTGGTGTTCACCGCGGCCGAAATTGTCGTGCTGGGCTGA
- a CDS encoding ABC transporter permease, whose protein sequence is MDLARTEVADPRRRGAAVRLGLIAVPVAFFAVFFAYPVTAIVARGLKVDGAWQFGRLWDVLGESDIRHVLWFTTWQALASTALTLLIALPGAYVFARLDFPGKQVLRAVVTVPFVLPTVVVGTAFLALVGRGGLLDELWGVRLDTTVWAILLAHVFFNYAVVVRTVGGLWAQLDPRQEEAARMLGASRFHAWRTVTLPALAPAVAAAALMVFLFTFTSFGVVQILGGPTFSTLEVEIYRQTSEIFDLSTAAVLTIIQFLAVAAILAVHAWTVRRRESALRLVDASVTARRPRGAGQWALLAGVLAVIVVLLLLPLAVLVQRSLDAPDFGYYRALTSADGGVFLVAPIEAIGNSLRYAVVATLIAVLIGALAAAALTRRDAGRFVRGFDALLMLPLGVSAVTVGFGFLIALDEPPLDLRSTWILVPLAQALVGVPFVVRTMLPVLRAVDQRLREAASVLGASPWRVWREVDLPMVRRALLIAAGFAFAVSLGEFGATVFIARPDNPTLPVAVARLLGRAGELNYGQAMALSTVLMVVCAVALLVLERLRTDRTGEF, encoded by the coding sequence GTGGACCTCGCTCGTACTGAAGTAGCGGACCCGCGCAGGAGGGGCGCGGCGGTGCGGCTCGGCCTCATCGCCGTGCCCGTCGCGTTCTTCGCGGTCTTCTTCGCCTACCCCGTCACCGCGATCGTCGCGCGCGGCCTGAAGGTCGACGGGGCCTGGCAGTTCGGGCGCCTGTGGGACGTGCTCGGGGAGTCCGACATCCGGCACGTCCTGTGGTTCACCACCTGGCAGGCACTCGCCTCCACCGCGCTGACCCTGCTGATCGCGCTGCCGGGCGCCTACGTCTTCGCCCGCCTCGACTTCCCCGGCAAGCAGGTCCTGCGGGCCGTGGTGACCGTGCCCTTCGTGCTGCCGACGGTCGTCGTCGGTACGGCGTTCCTCGCGCTGGTCGGCCGTGGCGGGCTCCTCGACGAGTTGTGGGGCGTACGGCTCGACACCACGGTGTGGGCCATCCTGCTCGCGCATGTCTTCTTCAACTACGCCGTCGTCGTACGGACCGTGGGCGGGCTCTGGGCGCAGCTCGACCCGCGGCAGGAGGAGGCCGCGCGGATGCTCGGGGCGTCCCGCTTCCACGCCTGGCGGACGGTCACCCTCCCGGCGCTCGCGCCCGCCGTGGCCGCCGCCGCGCTCATGGTCTTCCTGTTCACCTTCACCTCCTTCGGTGTCGTCCAGATCCTCGGCGGCCCGACCTTCTCCACCCTCGAAGTGGAGATCTACCGGCAGACCTCCGAGATCTTCGACCTGTCCACGGCCGCCGTCCTGACGATCATCCAGTTCCTGGCGGTGGCCGCGATCCTCGCCGTGCACGCCTGGACGGTACGGCGGCGGGAGAGCGCCCTGCGCCTGGTGGACGCGTCGGTGACCGCTCGGCGGCCGCGCGGGGCGGGGCAGTGGGCGCTGCTGGCCGGTGTCCTGGCGGTCATCGTCGTACTCCTGCTGCTGCCGCTGGCCGTGCTGGTGCAGCGGTCGCTGGACGCCCCCGACTTCGGCTACTACCGGGCGCTGACCAGCGCCGACGGCGGGGTCTTCCTCGTCGCGCCGATCGAGGCGATCGGGAATTCGCTTCGGTACGCCGTCGTCGCCACCCTCATCGCCGTGCTGATCGGCGCACTGGCCGCCGCAGCCCTCACCCGACGGGACGCCGGCCGGTTCGTACGGGGCTTCGACGCGCTGTTGATGCTGCCGCTCGGGGTGTCCGCGGTGACGGTCGGCTTCGGGTTCCTGATCGCCCTGGACGAGCCGCCGCTGGACCTCCGCAGCACCTGGATCCTCGTGCCGCTGGCGCAGGCGCTGGTCGGGGTGCCCTTCGTGGTGCGGACCATGCTGCCCGTGCTGCGAGCCGTGGACCAACGGCTGCGCGAGGCGGCGTCCGTGCTGGGGGCCTCGCCCTGGCGGGTCTGGCGCGAGGTCGATCTGCCGATGGTGCGGCGGGCGCTGCTGATCGCGGCCGGGTTCGCCTTCGCGGTGTCGCTCGGGGAGTTCGGGGCGACCGTGTTCATCGCCCGGCCCGACAACCCGACGCTGCCGGTCGCGGTGGCGCGGCTGCTGGGGCGGGCCGGCGAGCTCAACTACGGTCAGGCGATGGCCCTTTCGACGGTTCTGATGGTGGTGTGCGCGGTGGCGCTGCTGGTGCTGGAGCGGCTTCGTACGGATCGGACGGGGGAGTTCTAG
- a CDS encoding thiamine ABC transporter substrate-binding protein yields MSITKKATVIAAGLGLVTLSACGSSDSGSGDTGTKSTTVTLVSHNSWAVSKSVLAAFEKQSGYKVKVLEDGDAGQAVNKAILTKDNPQGDVFFGVDNTLLSRALDNDLFQSYEPKGSDLILPEYRVDQDEHRVTPIDTGDICVNYDKAYFSEHKLDPPTSFDDLVKPEYKNLLVTENASTSSPGLGFLLGTAAKYGDDGWQDYWKKLKANGVKVVDGWEQAYNEEFSGSAGGKKAKADRPLVVSYASSPPAEVIFADPKPATAPTGVATGTCFRQVEYAGLLAGAENTEGGKALLDFMLTKTFQDDMPLNMFVYPVREAAQVPPEFVKYGPQAENPETMAPAKIAENRDDWVKSWTSLVLK; encoded by the coding sequence GTGAGCATCACCAAGAAGGCCACAGTCATCGCCGCCGGGCTCGGCCTCGTCACGCTGTCCGCGTGCGGTTCGTCCGACTCGGGCAGCGGCGACACCGGGACCAAGAGCACGACCGTGACCCTCGTCAGCCACAACTCGTGGGCCGTTTCGAAGAGTGTCCTCGCGGCGTTCGAGAAGCAGTCCGGCTACAAGGTCAAGGTCCTGGAGGACGGCGACGCCGGGCAGGCCGTCAACAAGGCCATCCTCACCAAGGACAACCCGCAGGGCGACGTCTTCTTCGGCGTCGACAACACCCTGCTCTCGCGTGCCCTCGACAACGACCTGTTCCAGTCGTACGAGCCCAAGGGCTCCGATCTGATCCTGCCCGAGTACCGGGTCGACCAGGACGAGCACCGGGTCACCCCGATCGACACCGGCGACATCTGCGTCAACTACGACAAGGCGTACTTCAGCGAGCACAAGCTGGACCCGCCCACCTCGTTCGACGATCTCGTCAAGCCCGAGTACAAGAACCTCCTCGTCACCGAGAACGCCTCCACCTCCTCGCCCGGCCTCGGCTTCCTGCTGGGCACCGCCGCCAAGTACGGCGACGACGGCTGGCAGGACTACTGGAAGAAGCTGAAGGCCAACGGCGTCAAGGTCGTCGACGGCTGGGAGCAGGCCTACAACGAGGAGTTCTCCGGCTCCGCCGGCGGCAAGAAGGCCAAGGCCGACCGGCCGCTCGTGGTGTCGTACGCCTCCTCGCCGCCCGCCGAGGTGATCTTCGCCGACCCGAAGCCGGCGACCGCGCCGACCGGCGTCGCGACCGGCACCTGCTTCCGCCAGGTCGAGTACGCCGGGCTGCTCGCGGGCGCCGAGAACACCGAGGGCGGCAAGGCGCTCCTCGACTTCATGCTCACCAAGACGTTCCAGGACGACATGCCGCTGAACATGTTCGTCTACCCGGTGAGGGAGGCGGCCCAGGTGCCGCCGGAGTTCGTGAAGTACGGGCCGCAGGCCGAGAACCCCGAGACCATGGCCCCGGCGAAGATCGCCGAGAACCGTGACGACTGGGTCAAGTCGTGGACCTCGCTCGTACTGAAGTAG
- the rlmN gene encoding 23S rRNA (adenine(2503)-C(2))-methyltransferase RlmN, with product MPKPGELTFVAPRGAKKPPRHLADLTPGERKDAVAAVGEKPFRAKQLSQHYFARYTHDPEQWTDIPAGARAKLREELFPELMTVVRHLSTDQGTTRKTLWRLFDGTLVESVLMRYPDRVTMCISSQAGCGMNCPFCATGQAGLDRNLSTAEIVHQIVDGMRALRDGEVPGGPARLSNIVFMGMGEPLANYNRVVGAVRRLTDPEPDGLGLSQRGITVSTVGLVPAIHRFADEGFKCRLAISLHAPDDELRDTLVPVNTRWKVREVLDAGFEYVEKSGRRLSIEYALIRDINDQAWRGDRLGRLLKGKPVHVNLIPLNPTPGSKWTASRPADEKAFVEAIAAHGVPVTIRDTRGQEIDGACGQLAATER from the coding sequence ATGCCTAAGCCCGGAGAACTCACTTTCGTCGCCCCCCGCGGAGCCAAGAAGCCGCCGCGGCACCTTGCCGATCTCACCCCCGGTGAGCGCAAGGATGCCGTGGCCGCGGTCGGGGAGAAGCCGTTTCGTGCCAAGCAGCTCTCGCAGCACTACTTCGCGCGGTACACGCATGACCCGGAGCAGTGGACCGACATCCCTGCCGGGGCGCGTGCCAAGTTGCGGGAGGAGCTGTTTCCGGAGCTGATGACCGTCGTACGGCATCTGTCGACGGACCAGGGCACCACCCGCAAGACGCTGTGGCGGCTGTTCGACGGGACGCTCGTCGAATCGGTGCTGATGCGGTATCCGGACCGGGTGACGATGTGCATCAGCTCGCAGGCCGGGTGCGGAATGAACTGTCCCTTCTGCGCCACCGGGCAGGCGGGTCTCGACCGGAATCTGTCCACCGCCGAGATCGTGCATCAGATCGTGGACGGGATGCGGGCGCTGCGGGACGGAGAGGTCCCGGGCGGTCCGGCGAGGCTCTCCAACATCGTCTTCATGGGGATGGGGGAGCCGCTCGCCAACTACAACCGGGTGGTGGGGGCCGTCCGGCGGCTCACCGACCCCGAGCCGGACGGGCTGGGGCTCTCGCAGCGCGGGATCACCGTCTCGACCGTCGGTCTCGTCCCGGCCATCCACCGGTTCGCCGACGAGGGCTTCAAGTGCCGGCTCGCGATCTCGCTGCACGCGCCCGACGACGAGCTGCGCGACACCCTCGTCCCCGTGAACACACGGTGGAAAGTGCGCGAGGTCCTCGACGCCGGGTTCGAGTACGTCGAGAAGAGCGGACGGCGGCTGTCGATCGAGTACGCCCTCATCCGGGACATCAACGACCAGGCTTGGCGGGGGGACCGGCTGGGGCGGCTGCTCAAGGGCAAGCCGGTGCATGTGAACCTGATCCCGCTGAACCCGACTCCGGGCTCGAAGTGGACGGCCTCGCGGCCCGCGGACGAGAAGGCGTTCGTCGAGGCCATCGCCGCCCATGGTGTGCCGGTGACCATTCGGGACACCCGTGGTCAGGAGATCGACGGAGCGTGCGGTCAGCTCGCCGCGACCGAGCGGTAG